The Candidatus Aegiribacteria sp. genome has a segment encoding these proteins:
- a CDS encoding T9SS type A sorting domain-containing protein → MIAVLLALMAAPLHGPDMSVLSRPVAGPYTNLLYSTDMPHDYDVISYDVRIEVFPSTEMFECTTGVKFTSEITGLDEIRLDLVQLTVDSVWDNIGPLTYSQLADSVFVTLSTTVNPGDTTDVFIAYSGTPWNEGPGGFGGFWFHAYVYYHMGVGVYTDPPSLGRVIFPCWDHPADKAAIDFQITVPDTLFAVANGNLVRKDENGTDATATYYWQQPQPMSTYLAAFAVSNYTVLTDSTYNWIYYYVYPWDVDDALVSFQNVNLMMDQYESTYCAYPWDTKFSYVQTPKGDMEHLTEVYHIAFAINGYNNYDWLLAHEMSHHWWGDCVTEEIWTDVWLSEGFAVYSEAVWAEYYGEASYNDYILNKIMIPYLRSGEMFPITNPTTPAEMWSYTTYQKAASVLHMLRHVLGDADYYLVLHNYFDEYKYSTATTNDFRDHVEAVTGGDIDWFFNTWLHDWGYPVYDIGYSWVESGGNWEVTVNLEQIQSTGPSVFTMPLEFLIQGYSQDTLVVMWNDLQSQSEVFTVPFQPTMVEFDPGNYVLSTHLTGINDQPLPPELGAGALHFAPNPAHLSTVLNWSGMVESNLHVGLYDLSGRKLQDWSLTVGERVLNLTGIPSGLYLIEASGPGNIRQTAKLIVQD, encoded by the coding sequence TGAGATGTTTGAATGCACCACTGGAGTTAAATTCACGTCGGAAATTACCGGTCTTGATGAAATACGCCTTGATCTTGTCCAGCTTACCGTGGATTCCGTATGGGATAACATAGGACCACTCACATATTCGCAGCTGGCCGACTCGGTCTTTGTAACCCTTTCCACGACTGTGAATCCCGGTGATACTACAGATGTTTTTATCGCCTATTCCGGAACACCCTGGAACGAAGGACCTGGAGGATTCGGTGGTTTCTGGTTCCATGCATACGTTTACTATCATATGGGTGTGGGTGTTTATACAGATCCTCCATCATTGGGCCGTGTGATATTCCCATGTTGGGATCATCCAGCAGACAAGGCTGCTATCGATTTCCAGATTACAGTGCCTGATACACTCTTTGCTGTCGCGAATGGTAACCTTGTGCGAAAGGACGAGAACGGTACAGATGCAACTGCAACCTATTACTGGCAGCAGCCGCAGCCCATGTCCACATATCTGGCCGCTTTTGCCGTTTCGAATTACACGGTTTTAACTGATTCAACGTACAACTGGATTTACTACTACGTTTATCCATGGGATGTGGACGATGCGCTGGTAAGTTTTCAGAACGTAAACCTTATGATGGACCAGTACGAAAGCACATACTGCGCGTATCCATGGGATACAAAATTCAGTTACGTTCAAACGCCTAAAGGAGATATGGAACATTTAACTGAAGTTTACCATATCGCATTCGCCATAAATGGATACAACAATTACGACTGGCTGCTGGCACACGAGATGAGCCACCATTGGTGGGGTGATTGTGTAACAGAGGAGATCTGGACAGATGTCTGGCTTTCCGAGGGGTTTGCAGTTTACAGTGAAGCAGTCTGGGCCGAGTATTACGGTGAAGCATCGTACAACGATTATATATTGAACAAAATAATGATTCCATACTTGAGAAGTGGTGAGATGTTCCCTATAACCAACCCCACTACACCCGCTGAGATGTGGAGCTACACAACGTATCAGAAAGCTGCGAGCGTTCTCCACATGCTCAGACACGTACTGGGAGACGCGGATTATTATCTGGTTCTTCATAACTATTTCGATGAATACAAGTACAGTACTGCAACCACCAACGACTTCCGTGATCATGTAGAGGCCGTAACAGGGGGAGATATAGACTGGTTCTTTAATACCTGGCTTCATGACTGGGGATATCCTGTATACGATATTGGTTATAGCTGGGTGGAAAGCGGCGGCAACTGGGAAGTTACGGTTAATCTTGAGCAGATTCAGAGCACGGGTCCTTCCGTCTTCACGATGCCCCTTGAGTTCCTGATTCAGGGATACTCACAGGACACTCTTGTAGTGATGTGGAATGATCTGCAATCTCAGAGCGAAGTGTTTACGGTTCCCTTCCAGCCAACCATGGTGGAATTCGATCCGGGCAATTATGTCCTGTCCACTCATCTGACTGGAATTAACGACCAGCCTCTTCCACCTGAGCTTGGAGCGGGCGCCCTGCATTTCGCCCCCAACCCGGCTCATCTTTCAACTGTATTGAACTGGAGTGGAATGGTAGAATCTAACCTTCATGTCGGGCTTTACGACCTTTCAGGCAGAAAACTGCAGGACTGGAGCCTTACCGTTGGGGAGAGGGTGCTTAATCTTACCGGTATACCTTCGGGATTGTACCTGATCGAAGCTTCCGGACCTGGAAATATAAGGCAGACAGCGAAATTGATAGTACAGGATTAA
- a CDS encoding TMEM175 family protein, whose translation MTLMVLGLPLPEAQHNVSSNDDLLNHLLDYSELFWTYILSFLMLSYFWIYQQKLFRYVNNTCTRHLWATLGELMLVCVIPFSSGLIGGHLNHFTASFVFHMNILLIGVFFLFQCLLLLKYPDILKKDVSRETAIHIVKVNLVIPSLAVLGIIIAVFSPPWSLGVYVMTPFLTSIVSKRTRVQT comes from the coding sequence ATGACGCTGATGGTGCTTGGCCTTCCGCTTCCGGAGGCACAGCATAACGTAAGTTCAAACGATGACCTGCTGAATCATCTTCTGGATTATTCGGAACTGTTCTGGACTTATATACTCAGCTTTCTCATGCTGAGTTATTTCTGGATATACCAGCAGAAGCTCTTCAGATACGTGAACAATACCTGTACCCGCCATTTATGGGCCACCCTCGGCGAGCTGATGCTTGTATGCGTCATCCCGTTTTCGTCGGGTCTCATAGGGGGGCATTTAAATCACTTCACGGCAAGTTTTGTCTTTCACATGAATATTCTGCTTATAGGAGTTTTTTTCCTCTTTCAATGTTTACTGCTGCTGAAATATCCGGACATTTTGAAGAAAGATGTATCCAGAGAGACCGCCATACACATAGTAAAGGTCAACCTGGTCATCCCTTCACTTGCTGTCCTGGGAATAATCATCGCCGTTTTCTCGCCTCCCTGGAGCCTTGGTGTTTATGTTATGACTCCATTCCTGACATCCATAGTGTCGAAAAGGACGAGAGTTCAAACATAG
- a CDS encoding succinate--CoA ligase subunit alpha — protein MPGIVKYLAGVDTPETLVFGITGRQGKSKSHLMRKFGTHIIAGCTPGKGGQEVDGVPVFNSAAEAVQSFPQLNTAVFFVPAGAVKKAAMDAMDAGLKFLVLTADGVPSHDEIVLKEYTSTKDSVYLGPNTVGLLDTEGYLFGLIGGSATWAKKNYKPGKVGVISRSGGLSQLLGAFHCRPNLPGIREDGSYGPLWGEDYPGLSAVVCVGGDPVPGISMLDAAEAFEKDTRTEIIAAYGETGTTQENDLAAAVTDGRITKPIVIFLGGKFTKAGVAQSHAGAMIRNDSETWEAKNRALLNAGITVVERPDAVFGAILSELNS, from the coding sequence ATGCCCGGAATAGTCAAATATCTCGCTGGAGTTGATACACCCGAAACGCTTGTATTCGGAATTACCGGAAGACAGGGTAAAAGCAAATCCCACCTGATGAGGAAGTTCGGAACACACATTATCGCAGGATGCACTCCGGGAAAGGGCGGACAGGAGGTTGACGGCGTTCCTGTTTTCAATTCAGCCGCTGAGGCGGTTCAGTCTTTCCCGCAGTTGAACACAGCGGTCTTCTTCGTACCTGCGGGAGCCGTTAAAAAAGCCGCGATGGATGCCATGGACGCGGGACTGAAGTTCCTTGTACTGACCGCTGACGGCGTTCCATCGCACGATGAGATCGTACTGAAGGAGTACACTTCAACGAAGGATTCCGTGTACCTTGGGCCGAATACTGTCGGGCTGCTCGATACTGAGGGCTATCTCTTCGGTCTGATAGGAGGAAGCGCTACATGGGCGAAGAAGAATTACAAACCGGGAAAAGTGGGCGTAATATCCCGCTCCGGTGGGCTTTCACAGCTTCTGGGAGCTTTCCACTGCAGACCGAACCTTCCGGGAATCCGGGAAGATGGTTCGTACGGCCCCCTCTGGGGCGAGGATTACCCCGGGCTGTCCGCAGTTGTCTGCGTTGGCGGAGACCCTGTTCCCGGTATATCGATGCTCGACGCTGCGGAAGCGTTCGAAAAGGATACTCGAACTGAAATTATCGCGGCTTACGGAGAAACCGGAACTACTCAGGAGAACGACCTTGCCGCCGCGGTTACCGACGGTAGAATAACGAAGCCTATAGTAATCTTTCTTGGTGGGAAATTCACAAAGGCAGGTGTAGCCCAGAGTCATGCGGGAGCGATGATCCGGAATGACAGTGAAACCTGGGAAGCAAAGAACAGAGCTCTTCTGAATGCGGGAATAACAGTCGTGGAACGGCCGGATGCCGTATTCGGCGCCATTCTGAGCGAATTGAACAGCTGA